GTAAGATGGCTATGATCGGCGGCTATTCCAAAGTTAATCAGGATGTACCTCCCTTTATGCTGGTAGAGGGCAATCCGGCTATAATCAGAACATTAAACACTATCGGCATGGAGCGTAATAATGTGGGCAAGGATTCGGTATCCGCAGTCAAAAAGGCTTACCGGATACTGTTTCGTTCCAAAATGAACCTCAGCCAGGCTATAGAAAAAGTCCTGAGTGATGTAGAACAAACCCCGGAGGTTAGCTATCTTCTGGATTTTTTGAAGTCCGAAACGAAAAACGGGATTATGCGTACGGGCAAGGATCAGGCAGAAGATAACGAAGCTGAATGACCACTCTTCAGAAGTATAGGAATATTTTAATTATTACCGGCGAAGTTTCAGGAGACATGCAGGCCGGTTATATGTTAAAAGCCCTTAAACAAAGAGATCCGTCATTGAAAGTATATGCAGTAGGCAGTGACAATCTGCAGGCTGCCGGCGCTGAAATTGTCAAAGATTTAACCAAAAAATCAACAATAGGGTTTCTGGAAGCAATAAAACATGTACCATCACTTTTGCTGCTTAAAAACAAACTGGTCAAATTTCTGGACGAAAAAAAAATAGATTTACTAATCTGTGTTGATTATCAGGGGTTTAATATGATCATGGCCGCAGAAGCCAGGAAACGCAAGATACATGTGGTTTACTATATTCCACCACAGGAATGGGTCTGGGGCTCAGACAAAGGTATGCAGAAGGTAGTAAATATAGTTGATAAGGTGGTTACCATTTTTAAAGCTGAATTTGACTGTTATAAAAAGTTTACCAGTCAGGCGGGTTATTTTGGGCATCCTCTTGTTCAGGTAATTGAAAATTATTTTAAGGAAAATAAAAAAATAAAACCGGCTGGAACGTGCCAGGTTGCGGTTTTCCCCGGCTCTCGCAAGCAGGAGATTAAATATATTTTTCCCGAAATGATCAAGATCATGAGCTATATGGCTGAAATGGATAAAAACATCAAATTTGTCATCAATTTGCCTAATGCTCATTATCAGGAAGAAATCGAACAGGGTATTAAAGCAATAAAGCAGGACATTCCCGTTTTGATAGGTAAAAATTATCAGGTGCTCAAAGAAAGCAAGTTCGCGCTAATTACTTCCGGAACAATCTGTCTGGAAGCTTCCATAATCGGCATACCGCATGTTGTGTTGTATAAGTTCGGTAATCTGTCCTATAAAATAATCAGAAGAGTGCTGGCGAAGAAAT
Above is a genomic segment from Candidatus Margulisiibacteriota bacterium containing:
- a CDS encoding acyl-[acyl-carrier-protein]--UDP-N-acetylglucosamine O-acyltransferase, which codes for KMAMIGGYSKVNQDVPPFMLVEGNPAIIRTLNTIGMERNNVGKDSVSAVKKAYRILFRSKMNLSQAIEKVLSDVEQTPEVSYLLDFLKSETKNGIMRTGKDQAEDNEAE
- the lpxB gene encoding lipid-A-disaccharide synthase, with the protein product MTTLQKYRNILIITGEVSGDMQAGYMLKALKQRDPSLKVYAVGSDNLQAAGAEIVKDLTKKSTIGFLEAIKHVPSLLLLKNKLVKFLDEKKIDLLICVDYQGFNMIMAAEARKRKIHVVYYIPPQEWVWGSDKGMQKVVNIVDKVVTIFKAEFDCYKKFTSQAGYFGHPLVQVIENYFKENKKIKPAGTCQVAVFPGSRKQEIKYIFPEMIKIMSYMAEMDKNIKFVINLPNAHYQEEIEQGIKAIKQDIPVLIGKNYQVLKESKFALITSGTICLEASIIGIPHVVLYKFGNLSYKIIRRVLAKKFKFKHYSLTNIVAGKEVVKEYLQHINAKEVGDFILDNLQDKDKLEVIKNELKSIKEKLQIEGKTNILESIAEYILEPNGYCAPR